The following proteins come from a genomic window of Finegoldia magna ATCC 29328:
- a CDS encoding J domain-containing protein, with protein sequence MKKAWGGFVKGFAKFLDGFFGFLIAFIETLVNLTVGFRYVLGSILSFGCIFILFFPYIFFKYKWVTFTVLFITIFPILGKGFVNYLKYVKYSMVEFLLGYGDYYLNNSQTKYTSYSDYKKKYIFNKQEEERKAREERQRREQEEWTRRFNEWFNQNGFGFDDFGYYQQQGQYGGYNQGYGQQGYGYQNQYQNPVDDFVRTYEQHCDTLGVGYNADKYEIKLNYRKLAKKYHPDINKAADATAKFQEVNNAYDFLSNEQNIERYNRIKNKK encoded by the coding sequence ATGAAGAAAGCATGGGGAGGTTTCGTAAAAGGATTTGCGAAATTTTTGGATGGATTTTTCGGGTTTTTAATAGCATTTATAGAAACATTGGTGAATTTAACTGTGGGATTTAGGTATGTACTAGGATCCATACTATCCTTCGGTTGTATATTTATATTATTCTTTCCTTATATATTTTTCAAATACAAATGGGTTACATTTACGGTTTTGTTCATAACGATATTTCCTATTTTAGGTAAAGGATTTGTCAATTATCTAAAATATGTAAAATATTCTATGGTTGAATTCTTACTTGGATACGGGGATTATTATCTCAATAATTCACAAACAAAATACACTTCTTATTCTGATTACAAGAAAAAATACATCTTCAACAAACAAGAAGAAGAAAGAAAAGCGCGTGAAGAACGACAAAGACGTGAACAAGAAGAATGGACTAGAAGATTTAACGAATGGTTCAATCAAAACGGATTTGGCTTCGATGATTTTGGATACTACCAACAACAAGGTCAATACGGTGGATACAACCAAGGTTATGGTCAACAAGGATACGGATATCAAAACCAATACCAAAATCCGGTGGACGATTTCGTTAGAACTTACGAACAACATTGTGACACGTTGGGAGTTGGATACAACGCAGACAAGTACGAAATCAAATTGAATTACAGAAAACTTGCCAAGAAATATCACCCTGATATAAACAAAGCAGCGGATGCAACTGCTAAGTTCCAAGAAGTTAACAACGCATACGACTTTTTGTCCAATGAACAAAACATAGAAAGATACAATAGAATCAAAAACAAAAAATAG
- the nrdD gene encoding anaerobic ribonucleoside-triphosphate reductase: MLTVEKRDGRQVEFDAKKIVVAIEKAMNSSTGIYEENLAEKIAKEIEGYAKTIGKVLSITDIEDQVYYKLIQYNNPATARAYENYKAVQKYKRETNTTDESIIGLLEESNKDLLEENSNKNAVIASTQRDLIAGEVSKDIARRKLIPQDLLQAHDEGAIHLHDMDYIIQPMFNCCLVNMKDMLDKGTVVNGKLIESPKSFQVACNVMTQIIAQIASNQYGGQSIDIRCLSKYLRKSYEKNLNLCIETLGDIDMAEKMADKMTQKDLESGIQTIQYQINTLMTSNGQAPFVTLFMFIEDHDEYKEETAKIIEEILKQRIQGIKNEAGVYVTPAFPKLIYVLDENNIHKDSEFYHLTSLAIRCTAKRMYPDYISAKKMRENYEGNVFSPMGCRAFLSPWQDEHGNYQFEGRFNIGVVTINLPQIGILADGDEDKFFEILDKRLEMCKRAGVLRYDLLKDVTSDSSPIHWQHGAIARLQPHTPIKDLLIGGYATVTLGYIGIYEATLLTIGESHTTPKGKEFAMKIMDIMNEKIKQWKKETNLGFALYGTPAESLTHRFNSIDRERFGVIENITDKGYYTNSFHVDVRENISAFEKFSFESKFQDKSSGGCISYVEIPNMSKNLKALETLVKYIYDNIQYAEFNTKSDYCQNCGFDGEITINEDGDWQCPQCGNKDHATMNVVRRTCGYLGENFWNEGRTKEIKDRVLHI; encoded by the coding sequence ATGTTAACTGTAGAAAAAAGAGACGGAAGGCAAGTTGAATTTGATGCTAAGAAAATTGTCGTTGCGATAGAAAAAGCTATGAATAGTAGTACAGGAATTTACGAGGAGAATTTGGCTGAGAAAATCGCCAAAGAAATTGAAGGATATGCCAAAACGATTGGAAAAGTTTTGAGTATTACTGATATCGAAGACCAAGTGTATTATAAGTTAATTCAGTATAACAATCCCGCTACGGCAAGAGCTTACGAAAACTACAAAGCCGTACAAAAATATAAGAGAGAAACTAACACTACTGATGAAAGTATAATCGGTTTGTTGGAAGAAAGTAACAAGGATTTGTTAGAAGAAAACTCCAACAAAAATGCAGTGATAGCTTCTACTCAAAGAGATTTAATCGCTGGTGAAGTTAGCAAGGATATTGCAAGAAGAAAGCTTATTCCACAAGATTTGCTTCAAGCACACGATGAAGGGGCAATTCATCTTCACGATATGGATTACATAATCCAACCAATGTTTAACTGTTGTCTTGTAAATATGAAGGATATGCTTGACAAGGGAACTGTTGTAAATGGTAAGTTAATCGAATCACCAAAATCATTCCAAGTTGCTTGTAATGTAATGACTCAAATAATCGCACAAATTGCAAGTAATCAATATGGCGGTCAAAGTATCGACATTAGATGTTTGTCAAAATATTTGAGAAAATCTTACGAAAAGAATTTGAACTTGTGCATTGAAACTCTTGGAGATATCGATATGGCTGAAAAAATGGCTGATAAGATGACTCAAAAAGATTTGGAATCAGGAATTCAAACAATTCAATATCAAATCAATACATTGATGACTTCCAATGGACAAGCTCCATTTGTGACTTTGTTTATGTTTATTGAAGATCACGATGAATACAAGGAAGAAACTGCGAAGATAATTGAAGAAATTTTGAAGCAAAGAATTCAAGGAATCAAGAACGAAGCAGGAGTGTATGTTACACCAGCATTCCCTAAATTAATTTACGTTTTGGATGAAAATAACATTCACAAGGACAGCGAATTTTATCATTTGACTTCACTTGCAATTCGTTGTACAGCTAAGAGAATGTATCCAGATTACATTTCAGCTAAGAAAATGAGAGAAAACTACGAAGGAAATGTGTTCAGTCCAATGGGATGTAGAGCGTTCTTGTCTCCATGGCAAGATGAACATGGAAACTATCAATTTGAAGGTAGATTTAATATCGGTGTGGTTACGATTAATTTACCACAAATCGGAATCTTGGCGGATGGAGATGAAGACAAATTCTTCGAAATATTAGACAAAAGATTAGAAATGTGCAAACGAGCTGGAGTGTTGCGTTACGATTTACTAAAAGATGTAACAAGTGATTCTTCTCCAATCCATTGGCAACACGGAGCTATCGCAAGACTTCAACCACACACACCAATTAAAGATCTATTGATAGGTGGATATGCGACTGTAACTTTGGGTTATATTGGAATTTATGAAGCAACATTGTTGACTATTGGCGAAAGCCACACAACTCCAAAAGGCAAAGAATTTGCAATGAAAATAATGGATATCATGAATGAAAAAATAAAACAATGGAAGAAAGAAACTAACCTAGGATTTGCTTTGTATGGAACTCCAGCAGAAAGTTTAACTCACAGATTTAATAGCATCGACAGGGAAAGATTCGGAGTAATTGAAAATATAACAGATAAAGGCTACTACACAAACTCATTCCACGTTGATGTAAGAGAAAACATATCTGCTTTTGAAAAATTCTCATTTGAATCTAAATTCCAAGACAAATCATCAGGCGGATGTATTTCGTATGTAGAAATTCCAAATATGAGCAAAAATTTGAAAGCTTTGGAAACTCTTGTCAAATACATTTACGATAATATCCAATACGCAGAATTCAACACTAAAAGCGACTATTGCCAAAATTGCGGTTTCGATGGAGAAATTACAATCAACGAAGATGGCGATTGGCAATGTCCACAATGTGGAAACAAAGACCATGCTACGATGAATGTTGTTAGAAGAACTTGTGGATATCTTGGAGAAAACTTCTGGAATGAAGGAAGAACAAAAGAAATCAAAGATAGGGTATTACACATTTAA
- a CDS encoding V-type ATP synthase subunit F, with the protein MKSVIISADNVTNLGMRLAGITGFVAKNEAEMRRAFKAATIDDTLGVVIITEEVFNTIKDEVTKHKDKGKKPLVVTIPGRKGLEDKDFLMKYIKGSIGIKVD; encoded by the coding sequence ATGAAATCCGTAATTATAAGTGCGGATAATGTTACAAATCTTGGTATGCGCCTTGCAGGAATAACAGGTTTCGTAGCAAAAAACGAAGCAGAGATGAGAAGAGCTTTCAAGGCTGCAACTATTGATGATACTTTGGGTGTTGTCATTATCACTGAAGAGGTATTCAATACTATCAAAGATGAAGTGACAAAACACAAAGACAAGGGTAAGAAACCATTGGTTGTAACAATACCCGGAAGAAAAGGACTTGAAGATAAAGATTTCTTGATGAAATACATCAAGGGGTCTATAGGAATTAAGGTAGATTAG
- the nrdG gene encoding anaerobic ribonucleoside-triphosphate reductase activating protein — protein sequence MNYAQIRQYDVANGPGIRCTFFVTGCSLNCKNCFNKEYQDPNFGDKWTDTQTNQIIDYLNQEEIDGLTILGGEPFESCDDLIEIVGKIRENTNKSIWIFSGYTYETLSQKQNCKKLLDMCDVLVDGRFVEELKDLRLKFRGSSNQRLIDLNKTTMDKIILVDENKL from the coding sequence ATGAACTACGCACAAATCAGACAATACGATGTGGCAAACGGCCCTGGAATTAGGTGCACGTTTTTTGTAACAGGATGCAGCCTCAACTGCAAGAATTGTTTTAACAAGGAATATCAAGATCCAAATTTTGGAGACAAATGGACCGATACGCAGACCAATCAAATAATAGATTATTTGAACCAAGAAGAAATTGATGGACTTACAATTTTAGGCGGAGAACCATTCGAATCATGCGATGATTTAATAGAAATTGTGGGAAAAATCAGAGAAAACACGAACAAAAGTATCTGGATATTTTCTGGATATACTTACGAAACACTTTCTCAAAAACAAAACTGCAAAAAACTATTGGACATGTGCGATGTACTTGTTGATGGAAGATTTGTTGAAGAATTAAAAGATTTACGATTGAAGTTTCGCGGATCTTCAAATCAAAGATTGATTGATTTGAACAAAACGACAATGGATAAAATCATATTAGTTGATGAAAATAAATTATAA
- a CDS encoding V-type ATPase subunit: MGSARLYSALNTKISKISSELLSDEDFKKLLEADTNKDQYDYLLKLGKIEGEYANEGVSQFENSLNDKMIKTEEKLKYYMNGRYKDFYNSLLEYYVVEDIKTLARVIVRREYTDRLNDNLIVLKDTKFSRISSSTTIQDFVDMLDEPYKSIVDRYKEENRHRILFFIEMNLDRNYYSNIIKMSQGLSKQDSKIVQDYYGEKIDLLNLEWIYRANKYYEINSEIIFNFTILGGKLFQLDDLKKISYMDFDDLINFISESKYSFLVNTDNDIDLYMDRRIYRYLYFKALDLLHTNKYNISKLIAIGELLEFEKFDIEKSVESKRFNLDFEKSKSYLIRRV; the protein is encoded by the coding sequence ATGGGATCTGCAAGATTATATAGTGCGCTTAATACTAAGATTTCTAAGATTAGCTCAGAGCTGTTGTCTGATGAAGATTTTAAGAAATTATTAGAAGCTGATACTAATAAGGATCAATATGATTATCTTTTGAAATTGGGAAAGATTGAGGGTGAATACGCAAACGAGGGCGTGAGTCAGTTTGAAAATAGTCTTAATGATAAGATGATTAAAACTGAAGAAAAGTTGAAATATTATATGAACGGCAGGTACAAGGATTTTTATAATTCTTTGTTGGAGTATTATGTCGTTGAAGATATTAAAACTTTGGCACGTGTTATCGTTAGAAGGGAATACACCGATAGGTTGAATGATAATCTTATAGTTCTTAAGGATACAAAATTTTCTCGAATTTCTTCGTCGACTACGATTCAAGATTTTGTGGATATGTTAGATGAGCCATACAAATCTATTGTCGATAGGTACAAGGAAGAAAATCGTCACAGAATTTTGTTTTTTATTGAGATGAACTTGGATAGAAATTATTATTCAAACATTATCAAGATGAGTCAAGGTTTATCGAAACAAGATTCTAAGATTGTCCAAGATTATTATGGTGAAAAAATCGACTTATTGAATTTGGAATGGATTTATAGAGCTAACAAATATTATGAAATCAATAGCGAGATTATTTTCAACTTTACGATTTTGGGCGGTAAATTGTTCCAATTGGACGATTTGAAGAAGATTTCTTATATGGATTTTGATGATTTGATAAATTTTATTTCCGAAAGTAAGTATTCTTTCTTGGTTAATACCGACAATGATATTGATTTGTATATGGATAGAAGAATTTACAGATATCTTTATTTCAAGGCGTTGGATTTGCTACATACTAATAAGTACAATATTTCTAAACTTATTGCGATTGGCGAATTACTTGAGTTTGAAAAGTTTGATATTGAAAAAAGTGTGGAATCTAAGAGATTTAATTTGGATTTTGAAAAGTCCAAGTCTTATCTGATTAGAAGAGTTTAA
- a CDS encoding V-type ATP synthase subunit A, translating to MNNGKIFSINGPVIKGRNMTDFTAKEMVLIGEKKLIGEVISLEDDIAVIQVYEETEGLKKDDEIYHTNKPLSLKLGPGLLKNMFDGIERPLKEIRDKFSTFIPEGIGLISIDEEKLWDVTIKVKNGDTVTQGQIIAEVPETEAIVHKIMIPVGVNGTVKNVLENGKYNIETTIMQVEDDFGNLTDIKLYQDWPIRIPRPSKERLDVDRLLETGQRILDVFFPLAKGGTVAIPGGFGTGKTMTQHQLAKYADADIIIYIGCGERGNEMTEVLEDFPKLIDPNNGKPLMERTVLIANTSNMPVAAREASIYTGITMAEYFRDMGYDVAIMADSTSRWAEALREISGRLEEMPAEEGYPAYLPSRIAQFYERAGIVKTLNDNEGSVTIIGAVSPAGGDFSEPVTENTKRFVNVFLGLDKDLAYSRHYPAINWMSSYSSYVEKLRDYYESKLGEDVVDLRNQMLKLLYEEDKLKEIVMLVGEDVLPDDQRLILDISNVMKLGFLQQNAFSKVDTYVPLKKQVEMLKTIKLLYEEGRKAIKEQIPISQVKNADLYSKVIAMKNTISNEDLSGIKDLNDEIKEFYSDLISKYEK from the coding sequence ATGAATAATGGTAAGATTTTTTCTATTAATGGTCCTGTAATCAAAGGAAGAAACATGACCGATTTTACAGCCAAGGAAATGGTGTTGATCGGTGAAAAGAAATTAATCGGAGAAGTTATCAGCCTTGAAGATGATATCGCAGTTATCCAAGTTTACGAAGAAACTGAAGGTTTGAAAAAGGACGATGAAATTTATCATACTAATAAACCACTTTCATTAAAATTAGGACCTGGTTTATTGAAAAATATGTTTGATGGAATTGAAAGACCATTAAAAGAAATCAGAGATAAATTTTCAACTTTCATACCAGAAGGAATCGGACTTATTTCCATCGACGAAGAAAAATTATGGGATGTCACTATAAAAGTTAAAAATGGTGATACAGTTACTCAAGGACAAATAATAGCAGAAGTTCCAGAAACAGAAGCTATCGTTCATAAAATTATGATTCCAGTTGGAGTTAATGGTACTGTAAAAAATGTGCTTGAAAATGGCAAGTACAATATTGAAACTACTATTATGCAAGTGGAAGATGATTTTGGAAACTTAACAGATATAAAATTGTACCAAGACTGGCCAATCAGAATTCCAAGACCTTCCAAGGAAAGACTAGATGTCGATCGCTTATTGGAAACTGGTCAAAGAATTTTGGATGTGTTCTTCCCACTTGCAAAAGGTGGTACTGTAGCAATTCCTGGTGGATTTGGTACAGGAAAAACAATGACACAACACCAATTGGCAAAATACGCTGATGCAGATATTATTATCTACATTGGTTGCGGTGAACGTGGTAATGAAATGACAGAAGTATTGGAAGATTTTCCAAAACTTATCGACCCTAATAACGGGAAACCACTTATGGAACGAACTGTGTTGATAGCCAATACTTCCAACATGCCAGTAGCAGCGAGAGAAGCAAGTATCTACACTGGAATTACAATGGCGGAATACTTCAGGGATATGGGATATGATGTCGCAATAATGGCAGATTCGACTTCTCGTTGGGCAGAAGCTCTTCGTGAAATTTCAGGAAGACTTGAAGAAATGCCTGCAGAAGAAGGCTATCCTGCATATCTTCCATCTAGAATTGCACAATTCTACGAGAGAGCGGGAATTGTGAAAACTTTGAACGACAACGAAGGATCAGTTACAATTATCGGAGCGGTTTCACCAGCTGGTGGAGATTTCAGTGAACCAGTTACTGAAAATACTAAGAGATTCGTAAATGTATTCTTGGGTTTAGATAAGGACTTGGCATATTCAAGACATTATCCTGCAATTAACTGGATGAGTAGTTATTCTTCTTATGTAGAAAAATTAAGGGATTATTACGAATCTAAACTTGGTGAAGATGTTGTAGATTTGAGAAATCAAATGCTTAAATTATTATACGAAGAAGACAAATTAAAAGAAATAGTAATGCTTGTTGGTGAAGATGTTCTTCCAGACGATCAAAGGTTGATTTTGGATATTTCAAATGTAATGAAGCTTGGATTTTTGCAACAAAATGCTTTTAGCAAGGTGGATACTTATGTTCCTCTTAAAAAGCAAGTTGAAATGCTTAAAACTATCAAATTATTATACGAAGAAGGACGTAAGGCAATCAAAGAACAAATTCCTATTTCTCAAGTAAAAAATGCAGATTTGTATTCAAAAGTTATCGCCATGAAGAACACAATTTCTAATGAAGATTTGAGTGGAATCAAAGATTTGAATGACGAAATCAAAGAGTTTTACAG
- a CDS encoding AAA family ATPase, whose protein sequence is MINLLESQNINKNLIKDVENFLKDNGVDDKFKSRIPKPRFNYYGKEVLEMAITSILEANNLLLVGPKATGKNILCDNLAYIFQRPQWNISFHVNTDSESLIGMDTLKNDEVIFRAGPVLESSLNGGFCVFDEINMAKNDSVAIMHSILDYRRIIDIPGFEKVDIHDKTRFLATMNYGYAGTREINEALLSRFFVIDMPKTDDKTLNKILSEEFSLTDTAQKMFVRFFMDLQEKSLNSEISGRCIDLRGLLSSIHAMKRGLSVKSSLKLGIVNKTFDEFEKTIVQDIIDTIFKDDLKPEEIFE, encoded by the coding sequence ATGATTAATTTACTTGAATCACAAAATATAAATAAAAATTTAATAAAAGATGTAGAAAACTTTTTGAAGGACAATGGTGTAGATGACAAATTCAAATCCAGAATTCCTAAACCACGATTTAACTACTACGGAAAAGAAGTTTTGGAGATGGCTATAACAAGCATTTTGGAAGCGAATAATTTGCTATTGGTTGGTCCCAAAGCTACCGGCAAGAATATATTGTGCGATAATTTGGCGTATATTTTCCAAAGACCTCAATGGAATATTTCTTTTCATGTGAACACGGATTCTGAAAGTTTGATTGGTATGGATACTTTGAAAAACGATGAAGTTATTTTCAGAGCAGGTCCAGTGTTGGAATCTTCATTAAATGGAGGTTTCTGTGTGTTTGATGAGATTAATATGGCGAAGAACGATTCTGTTGCTATTATGCATTCCATTTTGGATTATCGTCGAATTATAGATATACCTGGTTTTGAAAAAGTAGATATACATGATAAAACAAGATTCTTAGCTACAATGAATTACGGATACGCTGGTACGCGTGAAATCAATGAAGCGTTGTTGTCCAGATTTTTCGTCATAGATATGCCAAAAACAGACGATAAAACTTTGAACAAGATTCTTTCAGAAGAATTTTCATTGACAGACACTGCTCAAAAAATGTTCGTCAGATTTTTCATGGATTTACAAGAAAAAAGTTTGAATTCTGAAATTTCTGGAAGATGTATCGACTTGCGTGGTTTGTTATCTTCAATCCACGCTATGAAAAGAGGTTTGAGCGTTAAATCAAGCTTAAAACTTGGAATTGTCAATAAAACATTTGATGAATTTGAAAAAACAATCGTACAAGATATTATCGACACTATATTCAAGGACGATTTGAAACCGGAAGAGATATTTGAATAA
- a CDS encoding V-type ATP synthase subunit E, whose protein sequence is MILLEKKLDIFNKIIYANKKKDYEKKLLEVKNSNQNELKEYEQKLIDEYNLNLKKRTRKAEQKSIEKLRTAEQESRRELLVLKENILQKLFDNVTKKILDFVKTDDYKEKLIKNIEENLADLDYKVVLLVLQNDYDYVTKNFSSEKVEEIKSIPNNYLGGFMIQDVEETVNFDYTYLSKMEDCKHAMGEDIHNLMTGGDINE, encoded by the coding sequence ATGATTTTATTAGAAAAGAAATTAGATATTTTTAACAAAATAATCTATGCGAATAAGAAAAAAGATTATGAAAAGAAACTTCTTGAAGTAAAAAACTCTAATCAAAATGAGCTAAAAGAATACGAACAAAAATTAATTGATGAATATAATTTGAATTTGAAAAAAAGAACCAGAAAAGCTGAACAAAAATCTATCGAAAAGTTGAGAACTGCTGAACAAGAAAGCAGAAGAGAGCTTTTGGTTTTAAAAGAAAATATATTACAAAAATTGTTTGATAATGTTACTAAAAAAATATTGGATTTTGTGAAGACTGACGATTACAAGGAAAAATTAATCAAGAACATTGAAGAAAACTTGGCTGATTTGGATTACAAGGTAGTGTTGTTGGTTTTACAAAACGATTATGATTATGTAACTAAGAATTTCAGTTCAGAAAAAGTCGAAGAAATCAAATCTATTCCAAACAATTACTTGGGTGGATTTATGATTCAAGATGTAGAAGAAACAGTGAATTTTGATTACACTTATTTGTCAAAAATGGAAGATTGCAAACATGCAATGGGTGAAGATATTCATAATCTAATGACAGGCGGTGATATCAATGAATAA
- a CDS encoding V-type ATP synthase subunit I: MRAEKMYMMNVVGNLKYLESTIKDLLDIGSVELTDSLSQIENNTFIVNINSENIEKTMEFNNVTGFENRDVKELNSIADNLKDIFKIDLRDERLKREYTEDEIKDFYGSIKSKVDKIYDCENQIDENKKELEDLYLIEDLDVSIESLCDMKYFDYRFGYLSKENRLKLKKNYDNIMASVLHLASKNKKEVYVAIYPKDVSIETDRILRSLNWTDINISKDRKEVPKEIISKIELENENLGAQISELNQSLNEIYRDNKSKIIDMVISANLLIQLEDVKSLLARSESYFYLAGWVPESAKGVVQEKLSAYDDMFINFLDADDSGLTPPTKLKNNKFFKPFELLVNMYGTPNYKEIDPTVFFGLTYMLLFGAMFGDLGQGAVMFVAGVLLAKFKDKMMGGLLERIGASSMVFGILYGSFFGLEGIIPALFLKPFENINKVLIIAIGLGIVLLLIAYIFGLCNNYIFKDVQEGLFGQEGLAGFMLFLLFLLLAATVALELHIVPVGVIAACMLIVIFVMIFKVPLTQLLYKRRPLHNGLDVTGYYVESSFSIIETLISMFSSTVSFIRVGAFAINHVGLFLAFTSIGKMIGTNAGNVAMIIVGNIVILGLEGLIVFIQSLRLEYYELFSKYFKGDGILFQPTIKRI, encoded by the coding sequence TTGAGAGCAGAAAAAATGTACATGATGAATGTAGTTGGAAATCTGAAGTATCTTGAATCCACTATAAAAGATTTGTTGGATATTGGAAGTGTCGAACTTACTGATAGTTTGAGCCAAATCGAAAACAATACTTTTATCGTTAATATCAATAGTGAAAATATCGAAAAAACTATGGAGTTTAATAATGTTACTGGTTTTGAAAACAGGGATGTTAAGGAATTGAATTCTATTGCTGACAATTTGAAGGATATTTTCAAAATTGATTTGAGAGATGAGAGATTAAAAAGAGAGTACACAGAAGATGAAATCAAAGACTTCTACGGTTCTATTAAATCTAAGGTGGACAAGATTTATGATTGTGAAAACCAAATTGATGAAAATAAAAAAGAATTAGAAGATTTGTATTTGATTGAAGATTTGGATGTTTCTATTGAAAGCTTGTGTGATATGAAGTATTTCGATTATCGCTTTGGCTATTTGTCTAAGGAAAATAGATTAAAGTTGAAGAAAAACTACGATAATATCATGGCAAGTGTACTTCATTTGGCAAGTAAGAACAAAAAGGAAGTTTATGTAGCGATTTATCCAAAGGATGTGTCAATTGAAACTGACAGGATTTTGAGATCATTGAATTGGACTGATATCAATATTAGTAAAGACAGAAAAGAAGTTCCAAAAGAAATAATTTCCAAAATTGAATTGGAAAATGAAAACTTGGGAGCTCAAATCTCAGAATTAAATCAAAGCTTAAATGAGATTTACAGAGACAATAAGAGCAAAATTATCGATATGGTGATTTCTGCTAATTTGTTGATTCAATTAGAAGATGTGAAGAGTTTACTGGCAAGAAGTGAAAGCTACTTTTACTTGGCAGGATGGGTTCCTGAATCAGCTAAAGGAGTTGTTCAAGAAAAATTATCTGCATACGATGATATGTTCATTAATTTCTTGGATGCTGATGACAGTGGATTGACTCCTCCCACCAAACTCAAAAACAACAAATTTTTTAAGCCGTTTGAGCTTTTAGTTAATATGTATGGAACTCCAAATTACAAGGAAATCGACCCAACTGTATTTTTCGGATTGACATATATGTTGCTATTCGGTGCTATGTTTGGGGATTTGGGACAAGGCGCTGTGATGTTTGTCGCAGGTGTTTTGTTAGCGAAATTCAAAGACAAGATGATGGGCGGACTTCTTGAAAGAATTGGTGCAAGTTCCATGGTGTTTGGAATTCTTTACGGTTCTTTTTTCGGACTAGAAGGAATTATTCCGGCATTGTTTTTGAAACCATTTGAAAATATCAACAAGGTTTTGATAATAGCTATAGGCCTTGGTATCGTACTTTTATTGATAGCTTACATTTTTGGATTATGTAACAATTACATTTTCAAAGATGTGCAAGAAGGACTTTTCGGACAAGAAGGGTTGGCAGGATTTATGCTATTCTTGCTATTCTTATTATTAGCTGCAACTGTTGCATTAGAATTGCACATTGTCCCTGTTGGAGTAATTGCGGCGTGTATGTTGATTGTGATTTTTGTAATGATTTTCAAAGTTCCATTGACACAACTTTTGTACAAGAGAAGACCTCTTCACAATGGTTTGGATGTTACAGGTTATTATGTTGAAAGTTCATTTTCAATTATTGAAACTTTGATTTCAATGTTTTCTTCAACTGTATCATTCATAAGAGTGGGTGCATTTGCTATCAACCACGTTGGTTTGTTCTTGGCATTCACATCTATCGGTAAGATGATAGGAACTAACGCCGGAAATGTAGCAATGATAATCGTAGGAAATATCGTGATTTTAGGTCTTGAAGGTTTGATTGTATTCATTCAATCATTGAGACTTGAATATTATGAATTATTTAGTAAATATTTTAAGGGTGATGGAATTTTGTTCCAACCAACTATAAAGAGAATTTAA
- a CDS encoding ATP synthase subunit C has protein sequence MYFILISTALIVLLTIGSGVYLLYNNTDSSKTKLKKALRTNLFAIIPCLVMAFVFLMPNSAFAQSAAGATNGLGLLAAALSTGLATIGTGYAVGVVGSSALGAVSEDPSLLGKSLIYVGLAEGIAIYGLVISILILQQL, from the coding sequence ATGTATTTTATTTTAATTTCAACAGCATTAATAGTTTTATTGACTATAGGTTCAGGTGTTTATTTGTTATACAACAACACTGATTCATCAAAAACAAAATTAAAGAAAGCATTAAGAACTAATCTTTTTGCTATAATTCCATGTCTTGTGATGGCATTTGTATTTTTAATGCCTAACTCTGCATTTGCACAATCTGCTGCTGGTGCAACTAATGGTCTTGGACTTTTGGCAGCTGCTTTGTCAACAGGTCTTGCAACAATTGGTACTGGTTATGCAGTAGGTGTTGTAGGTTCATCAGCATTGGGAGCTGTTAGTGAAGATCCATCATTATTAGGTAAATCATTAATTTATGTAGGATTAGCAGAAGGTATTGCAATTTACGGATTGGTTATTTCAATTCTTATTTTGCAACAATTATAA